The Geotoga petraea genome has a segment encoding these proteins:
- a CDS encoding CHASE2 domain-containing protein: protein MKSFNLKWVYLLFIIFIAVYIITYFFNNPWIEIFELKTLDLRYRIRGEKQITPEVLVIAIDEKSLTKMSTEFNDEWPWNREHYARMLIKLFENDTKAVGFDVSFTTPSESNVVNGKSRDDALLAAMLRKFNNVVLGSYLTVEKDNYSDYNEEYKAFLKNNYYYNNYSIKIKNPEYLSIFQSLEAYKIIPPIREFSSLVPSSTYEIGELDPDGVARRIPLLFKETWSYEEGISTGFFPHMDLMLYALYKGYDLNNIVLDPKNYILELENEKIKIDKNGTYLLNYYGEGKNTFDTISFYDFVYGNDYEDYDFEDKIVILGYSATAKGLYDLRVTPFSNNEPGVYIHATAVENLINEDRLYRLNFFYSTLILLLLLTISLIFSSFKKIKVKLFSFAIPVSYIFISYFLFKNNIWIDTFYPVITSLIIPAVDTGQAILKESREKKQIKSFFFKYVPDFVAEKLLKEGKTELGGERKEVVLLMSDIVGFTEKSEKLGPEKVVQFLNYYLSEMAVIIRNKYYGTIDKFIGDLIMAIFGAPIEFGDEVDRAISCAIDMRKKLKEINIELKNQGFDFEINSGIGVHYGEVVIGNIGADFRMDYTCIGDTVNTTSRIESLTRSLDEWLIVSEEIVKRSKKYNFEYIGDHKVKGKEKPLKLYRVKEGELDDA from the coding sequence GTGAAATCATTTAATCTTAAATGGGTATACCTACTTTTCATCATTTTTATAGCAGTTTACATAATAACATATTTTTTCAACAATCCTTGGATAGAGATTTTTGAGTTAAAAACCTTGGATTTGAGATACAGAATAAGAGGAGAAAAACAAATCACTCCAGAAGTTTTGGTTATCGCTATAGATGAGAAATCTTTGACAAAGATGTCTACTGAATTCAACGATGAATGGCCATGGAATAGAGAACATTATGCCAGAATGCTTATTAAATTGTTTGAGAATGATACAAAAGCTGTAGGGTTTGACGTTTCTTTTACAACACCTTCTGAAAGTAATGTGGTAAATGGAAAATCAAGAGATGATGCATTATTAGCTGCTATGTTGAGAAAGTTCAACAACGTTGTTCTGGGTTCTTACTTAACAGTTGAAAAAGACAACTATTCAGATTATAACGAGGAATATAAAGCTTTTTTAAAAAACAATTACTATTACAACAATTATTCTATAAAGATAAAAAATCCAGAGTATTTATCGATTTTTCAATCTTTAGAAGCTTACAAAATAATTCCACCTATAAGGGAATTTTCTTCTTTAGTGCCTTCCTCTACATATGAAATTGGGGAATTAGATCCAGATGGAGTTGCAAGAAGAATCCCCCTACTTTTCAAGGAAACATGGTCGTACGAAGAGGGAATAAGTACAGGATTTTTCCCACACATGGATTTAATGTTATATGCCCTGTATAAAGGATATGATTTAAACAACATCGTATTAGATCCCAAAAATTACATACTTGAGTTAGAAAATGAAAAAATAAAAATAGACAAAAATGGGACATATCTTCTCAACTATTATGGGGAAGGTAAAAATACGTTTGATACAATTTCTTTCTATGACTTTGTTTATGGAAATGACTACGAAGATTATGATTTTGAAGATAAGATTGTAATACTTGGTTATTCTGCCACAGCAAAGGGATTATACGATCTCAGAGTTACACCTTTTTCAAACAATGAACCAGGTGTTTATATTCACGCTACCGCAGTAGAAAATCTAATAAATGAAGATAGGTTGTACAGACTTAATTTTTTTTACTCAACGTTGATTTTATTATTGCTGTTAACCATTTCTTTGATTTTCAGCTCGTTCAAAAAAATCAAAGTTAAACTTTTTTCTTTTGCTATACCTGTTTCTTATATTTTTATCTCTTACTTTTTGTTTAAAAATAATATATGGATAGACACTTTTTATCCAGTTATAACGTCTTTAATAATTCCAGCTGTAGACACAGGACAGGCTATTTTAAAAGAATCAAGAGAGAAAAAGCAGATTAAATCATTCTTTTTCAAATACGTGCCAGATTTTGTCGCAGAAAAATTGTTGAAGGAAGGAAAGACAGAGCTTGGTGGAGAGAGAAAAGAAGTCGTATTGTTAATGTCCGATATAGTTGGGTTTACAGAAAAATCGGAAAAATTGGGACCTGAAAAAGTTGTTCAATTTTTAAACTACTATTTATCTGAAATGGCTGTAATCATTAGAAATAAATATTATGGAACTATAGATAAATTTATCGGTGATCTTATAATGGCAATCTTCGGTGCTCCAATAGAATTTGGAGACGAGGTAGATAGAGCCATTTCTTGTGCAATAGATATGCGAAAGAAGTTAAAAGAAATAAACATAGAGTTAAAAAATCAGGGGTTTGACTTTGAGATAAATTCTGGGATAGGTGTGCATTATGGCGAAGTGGTAATAGGGAACATTGGTGCAGACTTTAGAATGGATTATACGTGTATCGGTGATACCGTTAACACAACCTCCAGAATAGAGAGTTTGACCAGAAGTTTAGACGAATGGTTGATTGTTTCAGAAGAAATAGTCAAAAGATCAAAAAAATATAATTTTGAATATATAGGAGATCACAAAGTAAAGGGTAAAGAAAAACCACTTAAACTGTATAGAGTAAAAGAAGGTGAGTTAGATGACGCATGA
- a CDS encoding histidinol phosphate phosphatase domain-containing protein, producing the protein MKKRYDFHTHTLLSDGVLLLSEQLSWAKKKNYGAIGITDHADASNIEEILNKLQLFIEKEELYYDIQIVPGVELTHCPPKSINNLAREAKQKGAKIVIVHGETIVEPVPEGTNKAAIESEYVDILAHPGLIEKELVELAAKNGTYLEISTRRGHSLTNGYVAKLSLEKGAKLLVNSDVHTPDNFLDFEEAKTIALGAGIPEDKIEEIMQGNPIDLLNKIG; encoded by the coding sequence ATGAAAAAAAGATACGATTTCCACACTCACACCCTACTTTCAGACGGAGTATTGTTGTTGAGTGAACAGTTGAGTTGGGCAAAGAAGAAAAATTATGGTGCCATTGGAATTACAGATCACGCCGATGCTTCTAACATAGAAGAAATATTGAACAAATTACAACTTTTCATTGAAAAAGAAGAATTGTATTACGATATACAAATTGTGCCTGGGGTGGAACTAACACACTGTCCACCAAAAAGCATAAATAACTTGGCAAGAGAAGCAAAACAAAAAGGGGCTAAAATCGTCATTGTTCATGGAGAAACAATTGTTGAACCAGTCCCTGAAGGGACAAACAAAGCAGCAATTGAGTCGGAGTATGTTGACATTCTTGCTCACCCTGGTTTAATTGAAAAAGAACTTGTAGAACTCGCAGCAAAAAACGGTACCTATTTAGAAATTTCAACAAGAAGAGGGCATTCTCTTACAAATGGATATGTAGCAAAGTTGTCTTTAGAAAAAGGAGCAAAATTATTAGTTAATTCTGATGTACACACACCAGACAATTTTTTAGATTTTGAAGAGGCTAAAACAATAGCTCTTGGAGCTGGCATTCCAGAAGATAAAATAGAAGAAATAATGCAAGGTAACCCGATTGATTTGTTGAATAAAATAGGATGA
- a CDS encoding PQQ-binding-like beta-propeller repeat protein, with amino-acid sequence MLFIINIFSEPLWTYNTGDSISTNPAIDSKENIYFGSQDGYLYCLNKDGKSNWIFNTQEILLNSPALDSYGNIYIGQDILYSIDTQTGFMNWNIDIRKISASPAIDSKGTIYIGNEDGYLYSITQEGKMNWEFLTNGFIYSTPVIDSKDNIYFGTSSGFIYSLNRKGELRWIYYSKGQLTSELSIDKKTQVYFGTSNGEIQILSQWGTLKQVIDTDKWIMLSGVVFSGEDIFYAGFNDYFLYSFDKNGNINWIFETNGSIYAQPALAKDGTIYVGSNDNKLYAINPDGSKKWSFETGGNIFSSPAISENGIVYFGSEDGIFYAIKDENGGLADTAWPKFANNNYNNAHIDKK; translated from the coding sequence TTGTTATTTATTATAAATATTTTTTCTGAGCCTTTATGGACTTACAATACAGGAGATAGTATATCAACCAATCCTGCCATAGATTCAAAAGAAAACATATATTTTGGATCTCAGGATGGGTATTTGTATTGTTTAAACAAAGACGGAAAATCAAACTGGATTTTTAATACACAAGAAATATTATTAAATAGTCCAGCTCTAGATAGTTATGGGAATATTTATATAGGACAAGATATCTTATACTCTATTGATACACAAACAGGTTTTATGAATTGGAATATAGATATAAGAAAAATATCAGCATCTCCAGCTATAGACAGCAAAGGAACGATATATATAGGCAATGAAGATGGTTATTTATATTCAATAACTCAAGAAGGAAAAATGAATTGGGAGTTTTTAACCAACGGTTTTATATACTCTACACCAGTAATAGATTCTAAAGATAATATCTATTTTGGTACCAGTAGTGGATTTATATATTCTCTTAATCGTAAAGGCGAGTTAAGATGGATATATTATTCCAAAGGACAATTAACAAGTGAATTATCTATAGATAAAAAAACACAAGTATATTTTGGAACTTCAAATGGAGAAATCCAAATACTCAGCCAATGGGGAACACTAAAGCAGGTCATTGATACAGATAAATGGATAATGCTTTCAGGTGTTGTTTTTTCAGGAGAAGATATATTTTATGCAGGCTTTAACGATTACTTTTTATACTCTTTTGATAAAAATGGAAATATTAATTGGATATTTGAAACAAATGGTAGTATTTATGCTCAACCTGCTTTAGCAAAAGATGGAACTATATATGTAGGATCTAATGACAACAAACTTTATGCCATAAATCCTGATGGAAGTAAAAAATGGAGTTTTGAGACAGGGGGAAATATATTTTCCAGCCCTGCAATATCAGAAAATGGTATAGTGTATTTTGGTTCTGAAGACGGGATATTTTATGCAATAAAAGATGAAAACGGTGGATTAGCTGATACAGCTTGGCCAAAATTTGCAAACAACAATTACAACAATGCACATATAGATAAAAAATAA
- a CDS encoding carboxypeptidase regulatory-like domain-containing protein: MKKIVLFFTVFSLVFLFTSCDLTTLLGEEQDLGNLEGTIKDAVTNDPISGVEITLHSSHHTETKSSDSNGKYSFSEAPIGSYSISFQKTGYLEADGTVEIKKDETEIYPQILYLSTSYSGDGTYQGRVQDALNGTGIDNVTLKLREGLNNTTGTIINTYNTDSSGNFSFIKSYGYYTLELIKTDYTTTSYNITVVGNNTTTQDLTMTPVLEEGKTRIILTWGENPEDLDSHLVKVKDGTVEYHVYYSAKISSEAELDHDDTSSYGPETITITNLDSDADYYYYILDYTNHGDTTTSDALANSSAKIELYYNGNYTVYNVPSGEATIWKVFKISSGTVIRQDIMTYDEPYPTN; the protein is encoded by the coding sequence ATGAAAAAAATTGTATTATTTTTTACTGTTTTTTCTCTAGTTTTTCTTTTTACATCTTGTGATTTAACTACATTATTAGGAGAAGAACAAGATTTAGGAAATTTGGAAGGAACAATAAAAGACGCAGTTACAAATGATCCAATAAGTGGAGTAGAAATAACATTACATAGTTCTCATCATACAGAAACAAAGAGCTCTGATTCGAATGGAAAATATAGTTTTTCAGAAGCTCCAATAGGTTCATATTCTATATCATTTCAAAAAACTGGATATTTAGAAGCAGATGGAACAGTTGAAATCAAAAAAGATGAAACAGAGATATATCCTCAAATATTATATCTTTCTACCTCTTATAGTGGTGATGGAACATATCAAGGCAGAGTTCAAGATGCTTTAAACGGAACAGGAATAGATAATGTCACATTGAAATTAAGAGAAGGATTAAATAATACTACGGGAACTATAATTAATACATACAATACAGATTCTTCTGGAAACTTTAGTTTTATAAAATCATATGGATATTATACTTTGGAACTTATAAAAACGGATTACACAACAACCTCATACAATATTACTGTTGTTGGAAACAATACTACAACTCAAGATTTGACTATGACTCCTGTGTTAGAAGAAGGAAAAACAAGGATTATTTTGACTTGGGGCGAAAATCCAGAAGATTTAGATTCGCATTTGGTAAAAGTTAAAGATGGAACAGTAGAATACCATGTTTATTATAGTGCTAAAATATCTTCTGAAGCTGAACTTGATCATGACGATACATCAAGTTATGGACCAGAAACAATAACTATTACAAATTTAGATAGTGACGCAGACTATTATTATTATATTTTAGATTATACAAATCATGGAGACACAACAACTAGTGATGCACTAGCTAATTCATCAGCAAAAATAGAACTTTATTACAATGGAAACTACACAGTGTACAATGTACCTTCTGGAGAAGCAACAATATGGAAAGTTTTTAAAATATCCAGTGGAACTGTTATAAGACAAGATATAATGACTTATGATGAACCTTATCCAACAAACTAA
- a CDS encoding 2'-5' RNA ligase family protein: MQALLSILPEPFYSEISELWEKLENKFDVKFIQNSVPFPHFTWNVAEEYLIKDKLEYFRKGFKKVDSFVIKTSGIGVFTGDKKVLYIPIKPTEELLNYHEYIWNLCEINKTQMNEYYSPENWFPHITLAVEDIKTENIGKVVEFLADTKFKYEIKIDNISFVYREVGKELKVERSYGLDY, encoded by the coding sequence TTGCAAGCTTTATTAAGCATATTACCAGAGCCATTTTATTCTGAAATTTCAGAATTATGGGAAAAACTTGAAAATAAATTTGATGTCAAATTTATTCAAAACAGCGTTCCTTTTCCACATTTTACCTGGAACGTGGCAGAAGAGTATCTTATAAAAGATAAACTCGAATATTTTAGAAAAGGTTTTAAAAAAGTTGATTCTTTTGTTATTAAAACTTCTGGAATAGGTGTTTTTACAGGAGATAAAAAAGTGTTGTATATACCTATAAAACCTACTGAAGAACTTTTGAATTATCACGAATATATTTGGAATTTGTGCGAAATAAACAAAACTCAAATGAATGAATATTATTCACCAGAAAATTGGTTTCCACATATTACATTAGCTGTTGAGGATATTAAAACTGAAAATATAGGAAAAGTTGTAGAATTCTTGGCGGATACAAAATTCAAATACGAAATAAAAATTGACAATATCTCATTTGTATATAGAGAAGTTGGAAAAGAGCTCAAAGTAGAACGTTCCTATGGGTTGGATTATTAA
- a CDS encoding LytR/AlgR family response regulator transcription factor, with product MTISCIIAEDEPHSLNRLKNMLEDFDYIEIVGEAEDGEAAIKEINSKRPDLIFLDINMPGKNGFEVLQEIQYDPMIVFVTAYEKYALKAFEENAVDYILKPMDKSRLEKSLNRVIDKNQKLDSSMLDMIKELIKKEEYITRFSIKGHNEITIIPEEDVYYFKAQEKYTFLCTHDKEHFYDASLKKLEINLNPKKFLRIHKSYIVAMDKVAKIQKQFLRDYIVELSDKEGTILKVGRSYIQNFKVKFDL from the coding sequence ATGACCATAAGTTGTATTATTGCCGAAGATGAACCACATTCTTTAAATAGACTAAAAAACATGCTCGAGGATTTTGATTATATCGAAATAGTTGGAGAAGCTGAAGATGGGGAAGCAGCGATAAAAGAGATTAATTCTAAAAGACCAGATTTGATTTTTCTGGATATAAATATGCCTGGGAAAAATGGGTTTGAAGTTCTTCAAGAAATCCAATACGACCCAATGATTGTTTTTGTTACTGCTTACGAAAAATATGCTCTAAAAGCTTTTGAAGAAAATGCAGTGGATTATATTTTGAAACCTATGGATAAGAGTAGATTAGAAAAATCATTAAACAGAGTGATAGATAAAAATCAGAAATTGGATTCAAGCATGCTTGATATGATCAAAGAATTAATTAAAAAAGAAGAGTATATTACGAGGTTTTCTATAAAAGGGCATAATGAAATAACTATAATTCCCGAAGAAGATGTATATTATTTCAAAGCACAAGAAAAGTACACATTTTTGTGTACACACGATAAAGAACACTTTTATGATGCATCTTTGAAAAAATTAGAAATCAATTTAAATCCCAAAAAGTTCTTGAGAATACACAAAAGTTATATAGTGGCAATGGATAAAGTTGCCAAAATACAAAAACAGTTCTTGAGAGATTATATTGTAGAGCTTAGCGACAAAGAAGGTACTATTTTAAAAGTTGGTAGAAGTTATATACAAAATTTCAAAGTAAAATTTGACCTTTAA
- a CDS encoding sensor histidine kinase, translating to MLKKLLQITIINQISGFILSMIIVLISSTFYRYNINIAISLIFTNSVGYIYFVIDSLFKRYLRETIEIKIFKRLSKLLLIFLSLFLGIELSLFLSRLLLPIQMFSVSEAVQNFLMITNIILIFIVVFLGFIYKKLKTDIENEMKENERLEKLNLKSELAALQSKINPHFLFNTLNTILDLVYDHPEKVEEMILNLSTIYRKILYSSENEYYTLEQEIDLVKKYLDIEKVRLGNRMEYEIICNPELKNAEIPPLCIEPIVENSIIHGISPKKGNGKVQIVIKTVDKKIKISVIDDGVGIESKDFKLGFGVRSVKERLKILYGEDAKLEIKQNEKNGVTVEI from the coding sequence ATGTTAAAAAAATTATTGCAAATAACTATTATAAACCAAATATCTGGGTTTATCCTTTCCATGATCATAGTTCTGATCTCTTCTACTTTTTACAGATACAATATAAATATAGCTATATCGCTTATCTTCACTAATTCTGTTGGGTATATTTATTTTGTTATTGATTCACTGTTCAAAAGATATCTTAGAGAAACGATAGAAATAAAGATATTCAAAAGACTTTCAAAACTTTTATTGATATTCTTGTCGTTGTTTTTGGGAATAGAGCTATCTTTATTTTTATCCAGACTTCTATTACCTATTCAAATGTTCAGTGTATCAGAGGCGGTTCAAAATTTTTTGATGATAACTAATATAATTCTTATTTTTATTGTAGTGTTTTTAGGATTTATATATAAAAAGCTTAAAACAGACATAGAAAATGAAATGAAAGAAAACGAAAGACTGGAAAAATTGAATTTAAAATCTGAATTAGCTGCTTTACAATCAAAAATAAACCCCCATTTTTTGTTCAATACTTTGAATACAATTCTTGATTTGGTTTACGATCATCCCGAAAAAGTGGAAGAAATGATCTTGAACTTATCTACAATTTACAGAAAAATATTGTATTCGTCTGAAAATGAATATTATACTTTAGAACAGGAAATTGACTTGGTAAAAAAATATTTGGACATTGAAAAAGTCAGACTCGGAAACAGGATGGAATACGAAATAATTTGTAATCCTGAATTGAAAAATGCAGAAATACCTCCTTTGTGTATTGAACCAATAGTGGAAAATTCAATAATACACGGAATTTCACCAAAAAAAGGAAATGGTAAAGTACAAATAGTTATAAAAACAGTGGATAAAAAAATAAAGATTTCTGTTATAGACGATGGGGTAGGAATTGAAAGTAAAGATTTCAAACTCGGTTTTGGTGTGAGGTCTGTAAAAGAAAGATTAAAAATTTTGTATGGAGAAGATGCAAAATTAGAAATAAAACAAAATGAAAAAAATGGTGTAACAGTTGAAATATAA
- a CDS encoding tetratricopeptide repeat protein, giving the protein MGLKKILSIFLIINLITIVFSLNIDQTKKQIQVLEKWVAYDQTDHQSRSKLAEIYEDLGDKESLDRAKELYEEAFRIENKPYYHLKYGSLLIKISNYQWFPPSKMWYIISGYTEMEDVIEREDKLEYRFIRAESCFTSSNSFCLGIASEDYNHIIINYKDGEIEEEIEKIKYKLGLVYEKQKKYEKAIQIYEHLISEDISPEMRTEIIDRIDILQRVK; this is encoded by the coding sequence ATGGGTTTAAAAAAAATACTATCTATATTTTTAATAATAAATTTAATAACAATTGTTTTTTCTTTGAATATTGATCAAACTAAAAAACAAATTCAAGTTTTAGAAAAATGGGTTGCATATGATCAGACTGATCATCAATCCAGGTCAAAGCTCGCAGAGATATATGAAGATTTGGGGGACAAAGAATCTTTAGATAGGGCAAAAGAACTTTATGAAGAAGCTTTTAGAATAGAAAACAAACCGTATTATCATTTAAAATATGGTTCTCTTTTGATAAAAATATCCAATTATCAGTGGTTTCCACCTTCTAAAATGTGGTATATCATTTCAGGTTATACCGAAATGGAAGATGTTATAGAAAGAGAGGATAAATTAGAATATAGATTTATTAGGGCCGAAAGCTGCTTTACAAGTTCAAATTCTTTTTGTTTAGGTATAGCTTCTGAAGATTATAATCATATAATAATAAACTATAAAGATGGTGAAATTGAAGAAGAAATAGAAAAAATAAAATATAAGTTAGGCTTAGTTTATGAAAAACAAAAAAAATATGAAAAAGCCATTCAAATTTATGAACATCTTATCTCTGAAGATATAAGCCCAGAAATGAGAACAGAAATTATAGATAGAATAGATATTCTTCAGAGGGTAAAATGA